CTGCTCGAACACAATGTCTACACGCCCCGTCCGTACAGCCGCATGTACCAGCTGACCGGCACGAAGGGATTCGCCAACAAATACCCCGTTCAGGGCTATGCCTTCAACCCCGACCAGCTTGCGGATTCGGGCGTGCCCGACCACGAGAACCTGAACGCCCACCGTTTCGTGTCGAAGGAGGTGCGTGAGGCGCTGATGGCGCGGTACAAAGACCCGATCGTCCTCGACATCGAGGCCAAGGCCCGCGAGGTCGGCGGTCACGGCGGCATGGACTTCATCATGGACTACCGGCTGGTCTATTGCCTGCAACATGGCCTGCCGCTAGATCAGGATGTCTACGATGCGGCCGAATGGTCGTGCATCGGCGCCCTTACGGCGATGTCGCTCGAACACAACAGCGTCCCGGTGGCCGTTCCCGACTTCACGCGCGGCGACTGGAACAAGACCGACGGTTACCGGCACGCGATGCTGGTGCAGTGATCCGGAGACCGTATGGACGAAAAGACGGCCCGGTCAACCGGGATTGACGCTGCGGGCGCAGGAATGTGAAAAGCGGCAGACCGAATCATCGGTTCGGTATTTGTAGGTAAACGAATATGCAGAAAAGAGTAAATATCATGTTTACAGGTATTTAATTCCCTGTTCTGCATCTGTTCCGAGCAATAAAATAGCAGAATCGGGCAGGATTAACGGTGAGTTGTGTTACTTATCCGTTACCTGCCCGAAATGCTTTGATTTACACTAAAGTGCTTGTTTTCAGCTTATTGTGTTGGATTTCCGCATAACAAATAACCTGACTTAACGTTTAACAAATCCACAAAGTTCAGGTTATCATGCAACGCAGCACTTTCAAAGTCTTTTTCTACGTGAAAAGACAGTCGGAAAAACATGGTCAGGTTCCCGTCATGGGTCGTATCACGATTAATGGTACGATGTCGCAGTTCAGCTGCAAACTCACCGTTCGCTCCACCCTTTGGGATGCCAAGGCGAACAAGGCTTCCGGTAAGAGCCTCGAAGCTCAGCGTCTCAATGAAAAACTGGAAAATATCAAGACCAATATCGGCAAGCAGTACCAGCGGCTCTGCGACCGTGATTCGTATGTTACGGCCGAAAAAGTCCGCAACGCCTTCCTCGGTATGGGCGACGACTGCCGCCTGCTGTTGCAGACCTTCGACGAATACCTTGCAGGGTTCCTCAAACGTGTGGGCAAAGACCGCGCCTATTCGAGCTATGACAATTACCGCAAACGCCGTAACCGGCTTGCCTCTTTCCTCGAATACGAATACCGTGTAAAAGATATTCCTTTCAAAGAGCTGAAGCGGGATTTCATCGAAAAGTTTGTAGTCTACCTCTCCTCGGTACAAGGGATGCGCTCCGGGACGATCCATTCTACGCTCAAGAAATTGAAGCTGATGACCTACACGGCGTATAAGAACGGCTGGATTGCCGCCGATCCTTTCGCAGGTTTCTACGTGAGGCCGGAATACTCAGAACGCCGTTACCTTTCGGCTTCGGAGTTACAAGCCGTGATAGATGTCAGGCTCCCCAATTACCGAACGGGTATCAACCGGGATGCCTTCGTCTTCTGTGCTTTCACGGGCCTGAGCCATGCGGACGTGGTGAAACTCACCCACGCGGACATCCATACGGACGATAACGGGGAGCGCTGGATTATCGACAGGCGTCAGAAAACAGGTACGCAGTTCCGTGTCAAACTTCTTCCCGTTGCCGGAATGCTCTACGAGCGTTATAAGGATATGCACCTCTCAGGCGACCGGGTCTTTCCGCTCAAAGGCACTTATAATACGCTGAACATGTCCTTGCGGCATGTTGCCAGACACGCCGGTCTGTCGTTCAACCCCACGATCCACCTCGCGCGGCATACCTTCGCCACGACGGTTACGCTCACGCAGGGCGTACCTCTGGAAACGGTCAGCAAGATGCTGGGGCATAAGCGGATCACCACGACCCAAATCTATGCTAAGATCACCAATGATAAAATCGGACAGGATATGGCGGCATTAAGCGAGAAACTCAGCAGCGTCTTCAAGGTCGCACGGTAATGGCCTCCTATCTTACAGCTAATTCGATTCCCGATCTTACTTCGTCAATAGCAGGGTAATTTTCGATGTAAGTTTTCCCGCCGGCAGGGAATTTATCGTCAGAGATGGAAATATGCAAGGCCATGCGAATCGCCCGAGGGGCGAGCCTTGCATATTTCCATCCCCGGCGTTTTGCTGGTCGCTACCGTCGGAAAAGGCGACATTCTGCGGCTCCTGACGATCCGGTTCTGATGTTCAGCCGCGAGCGGCCTGCCCGTTCGACGGCCCCTTCCGTCCTGCTATCTGCCGTCGAAATACCCCGCTTTTTCAAAACGGCCGTCTGTTGTTCTTCTTCTCGTGGAGATAATTCAACTCGTCGCTGTAAATGTCCATGACGAACCGCAGCATATTGTCGGCCAATGCCGTAAGCCTTGTCGTATCGTCTCCCAGCAGGTGGAGGATTGCCGACACTTTGCACTTGGTTTGGGTACTGACATAGATCGCAGAGCGATTACGGCAATCCACCGGAGCGAAGAACATGCGTTCGAAATCCGGAAGCGCGAGCTTTTTACGCCGGAATCCGGCCGACTCCTTTCCAGTAGTCGTTTGGGTGTCGACGTCTGTTTTCTCAGCAGTCGGTGCCGATGCTCCGGATACCGTTTCCGATGTGTTTCCCTCGGGAGTGTCCGTATCTTCCTCTTCCGGTTCGGGAATCCTGCGGACGACTTTCGAATCCAAAGGGGCCTGTCCGGCGATCATCTGACGCATCAACTCCTCGTCGACTTCGATACGGGGATGTTTAGAAGGATTGGGTGCGGGTTTGTCAGTTTCTTTTAATGAATCCATGGTACAACGTTTTTGAGATTGAATGTTCGGTTTGCAGTCGTAAAGCATGTGTGTTCGGTTTTATGTTTTAAACCATTCAAAATATCGTTTTCCGTTTAATGCGGTTTATATCGGGATAATGAACGCAATAAGAAAACCGACCTTTCATGCTGCAAGATACAACCGACTGAAATACCTCGGTTCCGATGTCCGCTCCAGACCGCTCCAGTCCGCACCGAGGCAAAAATTACGGACTGTCCCGTCCTGAAAAAGGTTTACAGAAAAGAGTAAATCTTATGCAGCAAACAACGAATTCAGACTTATCACGTCATTATTTACCGCGTCAGTTGCGTCATCTGATTTTACAGGAGTATTTGAGCGGAGTCAAGACGGCTCGCCAACTCTCCGAAGAACATGGTATTCCCATGTCTACGATTCATAAGATGGGTCAGCGCTGGAAAGCGAAAAATAGTTGTAGCTTTGTGAGTACCCCTAATCCTTATCCGATCATGTCCCGCGTTACGAGTGAAGAAGCCAGTGAATTATTATCCGAGAACAAAGCCCTTCGGCGGCGCTTGGAAGAGGCTTTATTACGTCTGGAAGGCTATGAGATCATGGGAGATATCCTTCAGGAAGAATACGGTATCGACCTGCTAAAAAAATCCGCAGCCGGACAGTCCAGCGTCTCAAAGAAAGACACACAGCAATGAGCCTGTCGTTTCTGTGCGGGTTGTTCGGCTATACCCGTCAGGCCTATTATAAACATTTACGGCGTAATAGGGAAGGATCCTTGTCCGACACCCTTCTTTTGGAGCGGGTGGGTTACTACCGGAAACTGATGCCCAGGCTCGGCGGTCGTAAACTGTGGCATTTGCTGCAACAAGACGGATTTCCGGTCAGCCGGGATCGGTTATTTACGCTGCTTTCGGAAAACAATCTTCTGGTCAAACGTCGGAAGAAATACAGCGTTACGACCTGCTCGCGGCACTGGATGCGTAAATATCCGAATCTGATCCGGGGTTTCGACCTCGAGCGGCCGCATCGTTTATGGGTCGGAGATATTACGTACATTTCTTTGAAAGAAGGATTTGCATATCTGGCTTTGATAACGGATGCCTATTCCAAACGGATCGTAGGCTATGATCTGAATACGACATTGGAACGGGACGGAGCGCTCCGTGCACTGAGGATGGCCATAGACCAGACTCCGCAGCAAAAACGGCAAGGGTTAATCCATCATTCGGACAGAGGATGCCAATATTGTTCGAAAGAATATGTGAAATTGCTGACCGATAATGGGATTCGCATCAGCATGACTGAAAAGGGCGATCCGTATGAGAATGCCGTTGCCGAACGGGTGAACGGTATTCTGAAGAGCGAATGGATCGACGAGGAATGTTTTGAAAGTTTTCAGGCAGCAAAAGAACGCATCGACCAGATCGTTATCCTTTATAATTCATTCAGACCTCATGCCAGCTGCGATTGGCTTACGCCCTTGGAAGCGGAACTTAGAACCGGGGAACTCAAACATCATTGGGGCCGAAAGACGGTTGTTCGGAAGGCATATGTAAACTTATATCAGGACAATATTTTTTGAACCAAAATGTTTATCTTTAATTATCAATCACTGTAAACCTTTTTCAGGACGGGACACCCCGAAACGGTTGTAATATTGCACCGGGAACCGACCCGGCTCCGGAAGCCGCAACGGAGGATTTTCGAAACTTTGGTCAGAGATTCTCCGGCGCGGATTTTTGTTGTCGCCAGACAACAGCGAGCTGTACCTTTGTATGCCGAAAAACTTTTCGGCATACGAAAGGTGCTCGCTCTGCGAGGCTGGGCGTTCTCCCAAGTCGCGACCCTTTTTTAAGCTATATATGGATACCAACCGAAAACTGACAGACATAACCGGAAAGAAGCCCCGAACGCTGAGCTATAAATACTCTTTCCGCCTCAATGAAGAGCAGAACATCCGCTTCAACGAACTGCTCTGCAAAGCCGGATCGGAGCATAACCGCAGCCGTTTTATCGTCAAAAGAATCTTCGCCGAGGAGTTCGTTGTCGTCAGACGCGATCCTTCGAAGGTGCAGTTCGTCGCCCGTTTGAATGACTTTTATTCCCAATTTCAGAAACTCGCAAATAACTATAATCAGATTGTAAAAGCTGTCAATTCGCACTTTTCCAACGTCACGATTCCGCATCAGATCGCCGCACTGGAACAACGGACTCGCGAGTTGAAGACCCTTAGTATCGAGATTCTGAACCTCGCAAAACAAGCTAAGGAATGGTTGCGAATATAAGGTCGGGGGCAACACCCGGCGGGACTCTGTACTACAACAAGGAGAAAGTAGACCGGGATGAAGCTGAAATCCTCTATTGGCAAAAGATGCTGGAGCCGTTCGACAAACACAGGCGAATGGATGTCGACGCCTGCATGGAGAGTTTCCTGCCGTACCTCGAAGCCAACCGACGGATGACCAATACGGTCTTCCATGTTTTGCCGAACCCCTCACCGGAGGACAAACTGACAGACGGACAGCTCCGGGAAATCGCCTGC
This Alistipes shahii WAL 8301 DNA region includes the following protein-coding sequences:
- a CDS encoding relaxase/mobilization nuclease domain-containing protein translates to MVANIRSGATPGGTLYYNKEKVDRDEAEILYWQKMLEPFDKHRRMDVDACMESFLPYLEANRRMTNTVFHVLPNPSPEDKLTDGQLREIACEYMERMSALTDDGYGVGTPFKSSRIGKDIGYKAFKVLRDVERQTERTGSARPTATNSQRCHEPA
- a CDS encoding DUF3408 domain-containing protein — encoded protein: MDSLKETDKPAPNPSKHPRIEVDEELMRQMIAGQAPLDSKVVRRIPEPEEEDTDTPEGNTSETVSGASAPTAEKTDVDTQTTTGKESAGFRRKKLALPDFERMFFAPVDCRNRSAIYVSTQTKCKVSAILHLLGDDTTRLTALADNMLRFVMDIYSDELNYLHEKKNNRRPF
- a CDS encoding site-specific integrase codes for the protein MQRSTFKVFFYVKRQSEKHGQVPVMGRITINGTMSQFSCKLTVRSTLWDAKANKASGKSLEAQRLNEKLENIKTNIGKQYQRLCDRDSYVTAEKVRNAFLGMGDDCRLLLQTFDEYLAGFLKRVGKDRAYSSYDNYRKRRNRLASFLEYEYRVKDIPFKELKRDFIEKFVVYLSSVQGMRSGTIHSTLKKLKLMTYTAYKNGWIAADPFAGFYVRPEYSERRYLSASELQAVIDVRLPNYRTGINRDAFVFCAFTGLSHADVVKLTHADIHTDDNGERWIIDRRQKTGTQFRVKLLPVAGMLYERYKDMHLSGDRVFPLKGTYNTLNMSLRHVARHAGLSFNPTIHLARHTFATTVTLTQGVPLETVSKMLGHKRITTTQIYAKITNDKIGQDMAALSEKLSSVFKVAR
- a CDS encoding IS3 family transposase — translated: MSLSFLCGLFGYTRQAYYKHLRRNREGSLSDTLLLERVGYYRKLMPRLGGRKLWHLLQQDGFPVSRDRLFTLLSENNLLVKRRKKYSVTTCSRHWMRKYPNLIRGFDLERPHRLWVGDITYISLKEGFAYLALITDAYSKRIVGYDLNTTLERDGALRALRMAIDQTPQQKRQGLIHHSDRGCQYCSKEYVKLLTDNGIRISMTEKGDPYENAVAERVNGILKSEWIDEECFESFQAAKERIDQIVILYNSFRPHASCDWLTPLEAELRTGELKHHWGRKTVVRKAYVNLYQDNIF
- a CDS encoding mobilization protein, whose amino-acid sequence is MDTNRKLTDITGKKPRTLSYKYSFRLNEEQNIRFNELLCKAGSEHNRSRFIVKRIFAEEFVVVRRDPSKVQFVARLNDFYSQFQKLANNYNQIVKAVNSHFSNVTIPHQIAALEQRTRELKTLSIEILNLAKQAKEWLRI